The sequence below is a genomic window from Chondrinema litorale.
TTAATGTACTCTCAAGATTAGTAGCTTTCGGATTTCTTATTTCTCTATTAACCTATATTCTAATAGAGAAGAGCTGGTATTTTACGCCACTATTCATTTCTATATTAATAGTAATAAATGTATGGAATCTTTTTTACTACTTAAATAAAAGTCATAGAGAACTAAAAGATTTTTTGGAATCTATAAGGCAAAGAGATTTTACGCATAATTACAAATCGTATAAAGGAGGAAGTTTAAAAAAAGAACTCAACCAAGCCTTTGATTCAGTGATTCAAGAATTTAAAAAAATCAGTATCGAAAAAGAGTTGCAATATCAGTATCTACAAACTATAAATGAACAAACAGGAGCAGGTATAATATGTATTAATAGTAGTGGTGATGTAAAATTAATTAACCCAACAGCTAAAAAACTATTAAACAAACCTAACATAAGAACATTTGCAGAGGTCGAATCTGTATTCTATCAGCTATTTGAGTTTGCATATAATGCCGAGTCTGGCGAAAAGAAATTAATAAAGCAAGAAAATGTGTCTCCAGCAATCAATTTAACAGTATCTATAAAAGAGTTTTATATAGGTGAAGAGTATATAAAGTTAATTCATATACAAAACATCAGCTCTGAGTTAGAAGAAAATGAAATTGAATCTTGGCAAAAACTAATAAGAGTACTGACACATGAAATATTAAACTCTCTTACTCCAGTTGTCTCCTTATCTAAAGCTACTGCCGAATTGCTAATTGAAGAAAACACAGATAGACCTAAATCTATTAATGAGATTGAAGATGATGATATAAAAGATGTATATAAGAGCTTACTAACTGTACAGAGTAGAAGTAAAAAATTAATAAACTTTGTAAATGCATTCAGAGATATTTCCAAGTTACCAAACCCACAATTGAGTGATATCAAATTAAATAAACAGCTTCAAGAAATTGCATCTTTGTTAGAGCAGGAACTTAGTAAAAGAAATATCGAACTTCAATTAAAAGTAAACCCAGAAGATTTATACCTACGAGCAGATAAAGAAATGTTTGATCAGGTTTTAATCAATTTAATCTTAAATGCAAGAGATGCATTAGAGGATACTGAAAATCCAAAAATTAAAATTGAGGCTTTCCAAAAAAATTCAACTAAAATTATTATATTAGTTATAGATAATGGAAAAGGCATATCACCTGAATACCTTGATCAGGTATTTATTCCATTCTTTACCACAAAGAGAAATGGCTCAGGAGTAGGATTGAGTTTCAGTCGCCAGCTGCTGCATTTACACAGAGGCAATATTTATATAGATAGTAGAATAAATAATGGGAGTACAATCCGTCTAGAGTATCCTTTAAGCTAGATTTTAATTTTTTTTAAAAAAAAGCGGATTGGGGTTTGCAAGTATAGAAGTATTTTCTACATTTGCACACCCGAAACGCGGGGCGATGGAATAAAGGAAGTTTATTGGGAGTCAGAGAGATTAGAAGTGAGGCGAGAAAAGAGGGATTTTGGAGGGTGTGATGGTGTTAACTTTAGGAAGAAAAAAAAGTTTAAATTTTTTTTCAAAAAGTTTTGGAGGTTTAAAAAGTTTTTCTGACATTTGCACTCCCATTCAGAAAATAAGTGACAAAAGTAAGTCAGCAAGAGTAGCAGAAGGCTACTACAAAGTTCTTTGAAATGATGTGAAAGACAGTAGAAAGGAAGGTTTTTAAACAAGCTAACCGATCAATTCATTTGAGTCAGAAAATAGTGACCGAGAGGTCAAAAGATTTATTACTACGGAGAGTTTGATCCTGGCTCAGGATGAACGCTAGCGGCAGGCCTAATACATGCAAGTCGAGGGGCAGCACGAACTTCGGTTTGGTGGCGACCGGCGCACGGGTGCGTAACGCGTATGCAACCTACCTACAACAGGAGGATAGCCTTCGGAAACGAGGATTAATACTCCATAATGCAGGGGTACTTCATGGTACTATTTGCTAAAGGTTTCGGCTGGTTGTAGATGGGCATGCGTCCCATTAGCTAGATGGCGAGGTAACGGCTCACCATGGCGATGATGGGTAGGGGTTCTGAGAGGATGATCCCCCACACTGGTACTGAGATACGGACCAGACTCCTACGGGAGGCAGCAGTAGGGAATATTGGGCAATGGACGAGAGTCTGACCCAGCCATGCCGCGTGCAGGAAGACGGCCTTCGGGTTGTAAACTGCTTTTATACAGGAAGAAAACCACTATGCGTAGTGTATTGACGGTACTGTATGAATAAGCACCGGCTAACTCCGTGCCAGCAGCCGCGGTAATACGGAGGGTGCAAGCGTTGTCCGGATTTATTGGGTTTAAAGGGTACGTAGGCGGTAGTTTAAGTCAGTGGTGAAAGTCTGCAGCTCAACTGTAGAAGTGCCATTGATACTGGATTACTTGAGTATTGTAAGGGTAGGCGGAATTCCGCATGTAGCGGTGAAATGCATAGATATGCGGAGGAACACCAAAAGCGAAGGCAGCTTACTAGGCAATAACTGACGCTGAGGTACGAAAGCGTGGGGAGCGAACAGGATTAGATACCCTGGTAGTCCACGCTGTAAACGATGGTAACTAGGTGTGTGCGATATACAGTGCGCGCCCAAGCGAAAGCGATAAGTTACCCACCTGGGGAGTACGCTGGCAACAGTGAAACTCAAAGGAATTGACGGGGGTCCGCACAAGCGGTGGAGCATGTGGTTTAATTCGATGATACGCGAGGAACCTTACCTGGGCTCGAATGGCTATTGACAGATTCAGAGATGAGTTTTTCTTCGGACAATAGTCAAGGTGCTGCATGGCTGTCGTCAGCTCGTGCCGTGAGGTGTTGGGTTAAGTCCCGCAACGAGCGCAACCCTTGCCTTTAGTTGCCATCAGGTTAAGCTGGGGACTCTAGAGGAACTGCCTGCGCAAGCAGAGAGGAAGGGGGGGACGATGTCAAGTCATCATGGCCCTTACGCCCAGGGCTACACACGTGCTACAATGGCCGGTACAACGGGTAGCTACCTGGCAACAGGATGCCAATCTCGAAAAGCCGGTCTCAGTTCGGATTGAGGTCTGCAACTCGACCTCATGAA
It includes:
- a CDS encoding sensor histidine kinase, with the translated sequence MEKIVYNFNLNVLSRLVAFGFLISLLTYILIEKSWYFTPLFISILIVINVWNLFYYLNKSHRELKDFLESIRQRDFTHNYKSYKGGSLKKELNQAFDSVIQEFKKISIEKELQYQYLQTINEQTGAGIICINSSGDVKLINPTAKKLLNKPNIRTFAEVESVFYQLFEFAYNAESGEKKLIKQENVSPAINLTVSIKEFYIGEEYIKLIHIQNISSELEENEIESWQKLIRVLTHEILNSLTPVVSLSKATAELLIEENTDRPKSINEIEDDDIKDVYKSLLTVQSRSKKLINFVNAFRDISKLPNPQLSDIKLNKQLQEIASLLEQELSKRNIELQLKVNPEDLYLRADKEMFDQVLINLILNARDALEDTENPKIKIEAFQKNSTKIIILVIDNGKGISPEYLDQVFIPFFTTKRNGSGVGLSFSRQLLHLHRGNIYIDSRINNGSTIRLEYPLS